Proteins from one Streptomyces sp. NBC_00289 genomic window:
- a CDS encoding ribonuclease domain-containing protein, with protein sequence MLPRFVPRVLAGVLVCLAVLLTGCSSDRTGTPADASGSAAAPSWAGGLATVEVSRLPAEARRTLELIDEGGPFPYDRDGVVFGNFERLLPSRERGYYHEYTVTTPGSPDRGARRLVTGRGGEIYYTDDHYDSFRAVLR encoded by the coding sequence ATGCTGCCGCGGTTCGTCCCCCGAGTGCTCGCCGGTGTGCTGGTCTGTCTCGCCGTACTGCTGACGGGCTGCTCGTCGGACCGCACCGGTACGCCGGCCGACGCGAGCGGCTCGGCCGCCGCCCCCTCGTGGGCCGGGGGCCTGGCCACGGTCGAGGTGTCCCGGCTCCCCGCCGAGGCCCGGCGGACGCTCGAACTCATCGATGAGGGCGGCCCGTTCCCCTACGACCGGGACGGCGTCGTCTTCGGGAACTTCGAGCGGCTCCTGCCCTCGCGGGAGCGTGGTTACTACCACGAGTACACCGTCACGACGCCGGGCTCACCGGACCGCGGCGCCCGGCGCCTCGTCACCGGCCGGGGCGGCGAGATCTACTACACCGACGATCACTACGACTCGTTCAGGGCGGTGCTGAGATGA
- a CDS encoding barstar family protein, with protein sequence MTPRVVPLDLDGVTDKAGLMDRCARALALPDWFGRNWDALADSLGDHGVWPEGAVEDGLLIVVRNWRPYAHARPDEWETAQQVFGEAADRTPGLSVALALGGSSQGPSDLPG encoded by the coding sequence ATGACGCCACGCGTGGTGCCGCTCGACCTCGACGGGGTCACGGACAAGGCGGGTCTGATGGACCGCTGCGCCCGCGCCCTGGCGCTGCCCGACTGGTTCGGCCGCAACTGGGACGCGCTGGCCGACAGCCTCGGCGACCACGGCGTGTGGCCCGAGGGCGCCGTCGAGGACGGGCTGCTGATCGTCGTACGGAACTGGCGGCCCTACGCCCACGCCCGCCCGGACGAGTGGGAGACCGCCCAGCAGGTGTTCGGCGAAGCGGCGGACCGGACGCCGGGGCTCTCGGTCGCCCTCGCCCTTGGAGGTTCCTCCCAAGGGCCCTCTGACCTGCCTGGATGA
- a CDS encoding GuaB1 family IMP dehydrogenase-related protein, with amino-acid sequence MRFLNDIQPPYDLTYDDVFMVPSRSAVGSRQGVDLGSPDGTGTTIPLVVANMTAIAGRRMAETVARRGGLVVIPQDIPIEVVTEVVSWVKSRHHVLDTPIVLAPHQTVADALALLPKRAHNAGVVVDEEHRPVGVVTDQDLTGVDRFTQLAEVMSRDLLLLDADIDPREAFNRLDGANRRYAPAVDADGRLAGILTRKGALRATLYTPAVDARGRLRIAAAVGINGDVAGKAKQLLDAGVDTLVIDTAHGHQESMISAIKVVRALDPHVPIAAGNIVAAEGVRDLIEAGADIVKVGVGPGAMCTTRMMTGVGRPQFSAVLECAAEAKKYGKHVWADGGVRHPRDVAMALAAGASNVMVGSWFAGTYESPGDLQQDANGRLYKESFGMASARAVRNRTSDESAYDRARKALFEEGISTSRMFLDPARPGVEDLIDSIIAGVRSSCTYAGAGSLEEFADKAVVGIQSAAGYAEGKALHASWI; translated from the coding sequence GTGCGTTTCCTCAATGACATCCAGCCCCCGTACGACCTGACGTACGACGACGTGTTCATGGTCCCGAGCCGTAGCGCGGTCGGCTCGCGGCAGGGCGTGGACCTCGGCTCCCCGGACGGCACGGGCACCACGATCCCGCTGGTCGTCGCCAACATGACCGCCATCGCCGGCCGCCGGATGGCCGAGACCGTGGCCCGGCGCGGCGGCCTCGTGGTCATCCCGCAGGACATTCCGATCGAGGTCGTCACCGAGGTCGTCTCCTGGGTGAAGAGCCGCCACCACGTCCTGGACACCCCGATCGTGCTGGCCCCGCACCAGACCGTCGCCGACGCGCTGGCCCTGCTGCCCAAGCGCGCGCACAACGCCGGGGTGGTCGTCGACGAGGAGCACCGGCCCGTCGGTGTCGTCACCGACCAGGACCTGACCGGCGTCGACCGCTTCACCCAGCTTGCCGAGGTCATGTCCCGTGACCTGCTGCTGCTCGACGCCGACATCGACCCGCGCGAGGCCTTCAACCGGCTCGACGGGGCCAACCGCCGCTACGCCCCCGCCGTGGACGCGGACGGCCGCCTGGCCGGCATCCTGACCCGCAAGGGCGCCCTGCGCGCCACGCTGTACACGCCGGCCGTCGACGCCCGGGGCAGGCTGCGCATCGCCGCCGCCGTCGGCATCAACGGCGACGTCGCGGGCAAGGCCAAGCAGCTGCTCGACGCGGGCGTGGACACACTCGTCATCGACACGGCGCACGGGCACCAGGAGTCGATGATCAGCGCGATCAAGGTCGTGCGCGCGCTCGACCCGCACGTGCCGATCGCCGCCGGCAACATCGTCGCCGCCGAGGGCGTGCGGGATCTGATCGAGGCCGGAGCGGACATCGTCAAGGTCGGTGTCGGCCCCGGCGCCATGTGCACCACGCGCATGATGACCGGCGTGGGCCGGCCGCAGTTCTCCGCCGTCCTGGAGTGTGCCGCCGAGGCGAAGAAGTACGGCAAGCACGTGTGGGCCGACGGTGGTGTCCGGCACCCGCGTGACGTGGCGATGGCGCTCGCGGCCGGGGCGTCCAACGTGATGGTCGGCTCGTGGTTCGCGGGCACCTACGAGTCGCCCGGCGACCTCCAGCAGGACGCCAACGGCCGTCTCTACAAGGAGTCGTTCGGCATGGCGTCCGCGCGTGCCGTGCGCAACCGCACGTCGGACGAGTCGGCCTACGACCGCGCCCGCAAGGCGCTGTTCGAGGAGGGCATCTCCACCTCCCGGATGTTCCTCGACCCGGCCCGCCCCGGCGTCGAGGACCTCATCGACTCGATCATCGCGGGTGTCCGCTCCTCCTGCACCTACGCCGGCGCGGGCTCCCTGGAGGAGTTCGCGGACAAGGCCGTCGTCGGTATCCAGAGCGCGGCCGGCTACGCGGAGGGCAAGGCGCTGCACGCCAGCTGGATCTGA